From a region of the Trichoderma atroviride chromosome 6, complete sequence genome:
- a CDS encoding uncharacterized protein (EggNog:ENOG41): protein MPRAKQETDSSAKSSAAAIRIRENQRRSRARRKEYVEGMQRKLQDFETKGVAATLEMQQAARDVAIENSRLKMLLAHNGVGVDAVESFLQSFKGQDAAEAEHYAAKIATAESIASLGRASTVATLFPEHAHVDKLAVLASASMQQQNGGSGHDSDTTITSDDSTTGLSTGPVTPSSSHMNAPSPSDADFSSEAPQTMSCDAAAHIIAQMQGCGFREQASKGGALGGPERRLFDSELGVFEDS from the exons ATGCCCAGAGCAAAG CAGGAAACCGACAGCTCGGCCAAGTCAAGTGCTGCAGCGATCCGCATCAGAGAAAACCAGCGCCGGTCCCGGGCCCGCCGGAAAGAATACGTCGAGGGCATGCAGAGGAAGCTGCAGGACTTTGAGACAAAGGGCGTGGCTGCGAcgctggagatgcagcaggcCGCGCGCGACGTGGCCATTGAGAACTCGCGgctcaagatgctgctcgCCCACaacggcgtcggcgtcgatgccgtcgagaGCTTCCTGCAGAGCTTCAAGGGCCAGGacgccgccgaggccgagcacTACGCCGCCAAGATTGCCACGGCCGAGAGCATCGCCAGCCTGGGCCGGGCGTCGACGGTGGCCACGCTGTTCCCGGAGCACGCCCACGTCGACAAGCTGGCCGTGCTGGCGAGTGCCagcatgcagcagcagaatggCGGCTCTGGCCACGACTCGGACACCACCATCACCTCGGACGATTCGACAACGGGGCTCAGCACGGGGCCCGTCACACCAAGCTCCAGTCACATGAATGCCCCCTCGCCGAGCGATGCCGACTTTTCGTCTGAGGCGCCGCAGACCATGTCTTGCGATGCGGCGGCTCACATCATTGCGCAGATGCAGGGCTGCGGCTTTCGGGAACAGGCTTCCAAGGGGGGGGCACTTGGAGGGCCAGAACGGCGACTATTTGATTCAGAACTCGGCGTTTTTGAAGATTCTTGA